One region of Psychrobacter sp. DAB_AL43B genomic DNA includes:
- a CDS encoding peptidylprolyl isomerase, translated as MTVSTYNPADHTTTNNVSNSVNNNVNSDTHTDHAAHASTDANHTHSGHNCGHDHSHDHSHDHNHSHGDDIVHLMPTLTDLQKPHSDQEFIEKAMAEEHSNHKNLIASSRDELPSVTVNGVMIDRTNIAQELQYHPAENKEDAVFLATQALVVRELLRLAVLDEPNLGEAAWENDEEQAISALIDKNVQATMPDMATCERYYKQNITDYMTDPIMNVRHILLACLPEDGDERLKLKKTAYEFIEQIKNNANPDAEFIQLARQHSACPSKEQDGELGVINKGQTVPEFESALFKSDAGLAPSPIESRYGFHVVDVLNKEPGIQMTYDQVVPAIHNKLSQQAFHQALCDYLFTLANEADIEGIEMMLEQENIFRG; from the coding sequence ATGACTGTCAGTACCTACAATCCAGCTGATCACACGACGACTAACAACGTAAGTAACAGCGTAAATAACAACGTTAATAGTGACACTCATACTGACCATGCCGCTCATGCCTCTACTGATGCCAATCACACGCACAGCGGTCATAATTGTGGTCATGACCACAGTCACGATCATAGTCATGATCACAATCATAGCCATGGTGATGATATCGTTCATTTAATGCCAACCTTGACCGATCTACAAAAACCACATTCTGATCAAGAGTTCATCGAAAAAGCAATGGCAGAGGAGCATAGCAACCACAAGAACCTAATCGCTTCTAGCCGTGATGAATTGCCTTCGGTCACAGTAAACGGTGTAATGATAGACAGAACAAATATCGCCCAAGAACTGCAATATCACCCAGCAGAAAATAAAGAAGACGCGGTATTTTTAGCGACGCAGGCTTTGGTTGTACGTGAACTACTTAGACTGGCGGTTTTGGATGAGCCAAACCTTGGCGAAGCGGCATGGGAAAACGATGAAGAACAAGCTATTTCTGCCTTGATAGATAAAAATGTCCAAGCGACCATGCCTGATATGGCAACGTGTGAGCGTTACTATAAGCAAAATATTACGGACTATATGACCGATCCTATTATGAACGTGCGCCATATCTTGTTGGCTTGTCTGCCTGAAGATGGCGACGAGCGATTAAAGCTCAAAAAGACCGCTTACGAATTTATTGAACAAATTAAAAATAATGCCAATCCCGATGCAGAATTTATTCAATTGGCACGCCAGCACTCTGCTTGTCCTTCAAAAGAACAAGACGGTGAGTTGGGTGTGATTAACAAAGGACAAACCGTACCAGAATTTGAAAGCGCGTTATTTAAGTCAGACGCAGGACTTGCGCCAAGCCCCATCGAAAGCAGATATGGCTTCCACGTCGTTGATGTATTAAATAAAGAACCTGGCATACAGATGACTTATGATCAAGTTGTCCCTGCTATTCATAATAAGCTGAGCCAGCAAGCGTTTCATCAAGCATTATGCGATTATCTGTTTACGCTAGCGAATGAAGCAGACATCGAAGGTATCGAGATGATGCTTGAGCAAGAGAATATATTCCGCGGCTAA
- a CDS encoding globin domain-containing protein: MASPQTLEIVKATVPVLEEHGTAITTVFYKNMFNGHPELLDIFNETNQKLGRQQTALAMTVLAAAKHLENLTTLLPQVTQISHKHRALQILPEHYPIVGTHLLGAIKEVLGEAANDDIINAWTEAYDEIASVFIQVEHGMYEQEMWQGFAPFKVTEKVEAATDIAAFTVVPVNADLESNNTASHKPIDLSKLKLSAGQYITVKTDPTDSDRIALRHYSLFSANSDKGIQFAVRRDNRNEHNGLVSNYLHDSLEVGDTVLLSAPAGDFELNQDLVQQNDIPLVLVSAGVGVTPILSMLEAQVTANPKRPIVWVYACQNQEHHAFNNEINALLAAAENVEKHIFYFESGQILDEAWLANLPKPADIYVCGSMPFMESIIDALVSLDHGVDSVHYEPFGPKMSLELA; this comes from the coding sequence ATGGCCTCACCACAAACATTAGAAATCGTCAAAGCAACGGTACCAGTACTTGAAGAGCACGGCACCGCGATTACTACTGTGTTTTATAAAAATATGTTTAATGGGCATCCTGAACTGCTTGATATTTTTAATGAAACCAATCAGAAACTAGGTCGCCAACAGACCGCATTAGCAATGACGGTTTTAGCAGCGGCCAAACATTTGGAAAACTTAACGACTTTATTGCCGCAAGTCACACAAATCAGTCATAAGCATCGTGCCTTACAGATTTTGCCAGAGCACTACCCTATCGTTGGCACCCACTTACTTGGTGCCATAAAAGAAGTACTGGGTGAAGCGGCTAATGACGACATCATCAATGCTTGGACTGAAGCTTATGATGAAATTGCCTCGGTATTTATCCAAGTCGAACACGGTATGTACGAGCAGGAAATGTGGCAAGGTTTTGCCCCATTTAAAGTGACTGAAAAAGTAGAAGCCGCCACTGATATCGCTGCCTTTACGGTCGTTCCAGTAAACGCTGATTTAGAAAGCAATAACACAGCAAGCCACAAACCTATCGACCTAAGCAAACTTAAACTAAGCGCTGGTCAATACATCACGGTAAAAACAGATCCAACCGACAGCGACCGTATTGCCCTGCGTCATTATTCTTTATTCTCAGCCAATAGTGATAAAGGCATCCAGTTTGCGGTCAGACGCGATAACCGTAATGAGCATAATGGGCTAGTGTCTAACTATCTGCATGACTCATTAGAAGTCGGCGATACGGTTCTATTGTCTGCACCGGCTGGTGATTTTGAGCTCAACCAAGATTTAGTACAACAAAACGATATTCCATTAGTGCTTGTCAGCGCTGGGGTTGGGGTAACACCGATTTTATCGATGTTAGAAGCACAAGTAACTGCCAATCCAAAGCGCCCTATCGTCTGGGTTTATGCTTGCCAAAACCAAGAGCATCATGCTTTCAATAATGAAATAAATGCGCTATTAGCCGCTGCTGAAAACGTAGAAAAGCACATCTTCTACTTTGAGTCTGGGCAAATTCTTGATGAAGCGTGGCTTGCCAATTTACCTAAGCCCGCCGACATTTATGTCTGTGGTTCCATGCCATTTATGGAAAGTATTATCGATGCGCTAGTTAGCTTAGACCACGGTGTTGATAGCGTTCATTACGAACCATTTGGTCCTAAAATGAGCCTAGAGTTGGCTTAA
- the narI gene encoding respiratory nitrate reductase subunit gamma, translated as MNIADPSVQSLANLSWLQIFLFGVYPYIALTIAIIGTWVRFDLSQYSWKSGSSQMLRTKNMRLASNLFHVGIIVVLLGHLFGMLTPHFLYDRFISAGHKQILAVVVGGIAGVFCWFGLVMLMWRRFTDDRISNTSSFSDKLILVLLFIQLNLGLISIFTSVKHLDGFTMMNLAGWAQDITILRPWQAAARIEQTDLIYQLHMALGITLIAIFPFTRLIHIISAPVWYLGRRYQIVREKRSQ; from the coding sequence ATGAATATTGCAGATCCTAGCGTACAGTCTTTAGCCAATCTAAGTTGGCTGCAAATCTTTCTTTTTGGTGTTTATCCATATATAGCATTGACCATCGCTATCATTGGTACTTGGGTACGTTTTGATTTATCTCAGTATTCGTGGAAGAGCGGTTCATCACAAATGCTAAGAACCAAAAATATGCGTCTTGCTAGCAACTTATTCCACGTGGGAATTATCGTGGTATTGCTTGGGCATTTATTCGGTATGTTGACGCCGCATTTTCTCTATGACCGCTTTATCAGTGCTGGGCATAAGCAGATTTTAGCGGTGGTCGTCGGTGGTATTGCAGGGGTATTTTGTTGGTTTGGTTTGGTCATGCTGATGTGGCGACGCTTTACGGACGACCGTATCTCCAACACCTCATCATTTTCTGACAAGCTGATACTCGTGCTGTTATTTATTCAGCTCAACCTCGGATTAATATCCATCTTTACCTCAGTAAAACATCTAGATGGCTTTACTATGATGAATTTAGCAGGATGGGCACAGGACATCACCATCTTAAGACCTTGGCAAGCAGCAGCTCGTATCGAGCAAACTGACCTCATCTATCAGCTGCATATGGCACTAGGTATCACGTTGATTGCGATATTCCCATTCACACGGCTCATTCATATTATTAGCGCGCCAGTGTGGTATTTAGGTCGCCGCTATCAAATTGTGAGAGAGAAACGTTCGCAATAG
- the narJ gene encoding nitrate reductase molybdenum cofactor assembly chaperone encodes MQTTQLHNDSTVIDAIMPPVIGASELKILKVLSLLIDYPSNELFLGDTLADCTEIVARSTIISPEVRTQIIDLIEDLIDTGSLEAQARYDGLFERGRSLSLWLFEHVHGESRDRGQAMVDLMGQYEEAGFAISVKELPDYLPLYLEFLAYQATVIDDDIQIRMDIADVSHIIALLAARLEHRGSMYKGCFNALLQIAGKPLDMLEEYQEKISKEKPDDSFEALDKEWEEEVVTFLDAQQEERCSSQTSTQSLAAKAGVRTTPTKNIVDAPVHWVDFKTNPPVKQS; translated from the coding sequence ATGCAAACTACTCAACTTCATAACGACAGCACAGTCATCGACGCTATTATGCCGCCAGTGATTGGCGCATCAGAATTGAAAATACTCAAAGTACTAAGCTTACTTATCGACTATCCAAGTAACGAGCTATTTTTAGGCGATACTCTGGCTGATTGCACAGAAATTGTCGCTAGATCAACCATTATTAGTCCTGAAGTACGCACGCAAATCATTGACTTGATTGAAGATCTAATCGATACCGGCTCTCTTGAAGCACAAGCGCGTTATGACGGTCTTTTTGAGCGCGGTCGGTCTTTATCACTTTGGTTGTTTGAGCATGTCCATGGCGAGTCGCGTGATCGCGGTCAAGCCATGGTCGATTTGATGGGTCAATATGAAGAAGCTGGCTTTGCAATTAGCGTCAAAGAGCTCCCTGATTATCTGCCTTTATATCTAGAGTTTTTAGCGTATCAAGCAACCGTTATCGACGATGATATTCAAATTCGTATGGATATTGCCGATGTCAGTCATATCATTGCCTTGCTTGCTGCCAGACTTGAACACCGCGGCAGTATGTATAAAGGCTGCTTTAATGCGCTATTGCAAATAGCTGGCAAGCCTCTTGATATGCTCGAAGAGTATCAAGAAAAAATCAGTAAAGAAAAGCCTGATGACAGCTTTGAAGCATTAGACAAAGAGTGGGAAGAGGAAGTGGTTACTTTCTTAGATGCGCAACAAGAAGAGCGTTGTTCTTCTCAGACCAGCACCCAAAGTCTGGCGGCAAAAGCCGGTGTTAGAACCACCCCCACTAAAAACATCGTCGACGCTCCTGTGCACTGGGTAGACTTTAAAACCAATCCACCGGTTAAACAATCATAA
- the narH gene encoding nitrate reductase subunit beta: MKIRSQVGMVLNLDKCIGCHTCSVTCKNVWTSREGMEYAWFNNVESKPGIGYPKEWENQTKWKGGWIRNANGTINPRIGGKFRVLANIFANPDLPEIDDYYEPFDFDYQHLHTAPISTHQPIARPRSAITGKRMQKIEWGPNWEEILGTEFEKRRKDKNFDNIQADIYGEYENTFMMYLPRLCEHCLNPTCVAACPSGAIYKREEDGIVLIDQEKCRGWRMCISGCPYKKIYYNWKSGKSEKCIFCYPRIEAGLPTVCSETCVGRIRYLGVLLYDADKIAEAASTPNEKDIYPAQLDLFLDPNDPAVIAQALKDGVPQSVIDSAQRSPVYKLAVDWKLALPLHPEYRTLPMVWYVPPLSPIQNAAEAGKVGMDGLIPDVDSLRIPLRYLANLLTAGDEEPVRLALKRLLAMRSYKRMQLVEKQEVQSILDDVGLTKLQVEEMYRYLAIANYEDRFVIPTAHREEALSDAFAERNGCGFTFGEGCSGTSDNSMFGQRKTNRRDFIDTVQKWES, from the coding sequence ATGAAAATTCGTTCGCAAGTCGGCATGGTGCTTAACCTTGATAAATGTATCGGTTGTCACACCTGCTCAGTTACCTGTAAAAACGTCTGGACCAGCCGTGAAGGTATGGAATACGCATGGTTCAACAACGTTGAATCAAAGCCCGGTATTGGCTATCCCAAAGAGTGGGAAAACCAAACCAAATGGAAAGGCGGCTGGATACGTAATGCCAACGGCACCATAAATCCACGTATCGGTGGTAAATTTAGAGTATTGGCAAATATTTTTGCCAACCCTGATTTGCCAGAAATCGATGATTATTACGAACCGTTTGATTTCGATTATCAGCATCTTCATACCGCTCCTATCAGTACCCATCAGCCTATTGCCCGTCCACGTTCAGCCATCACTGGCAAGCGGATGCAGAAGATTGAATGGGGTCCTAACTGGGAAGAGATTTTAGGTACGGAATTTGAAAAACGTCGCAAAGATAAAAACTTTGACAACATTCAAGCGGATATCTACGGCGAGTACGAAAATACTTTCATGATGTATTTGCCGCGTCTATGCGAGCATTGCTTGAACCCAACTTGCGTAGCAGCTTGCCCTAGTGGCGCGATCTACAAGCGTGAAGAAGACGGTATTGTTCTTATCGACCAAGAAAAATGCCGCGGCTGGCGTATGTGTATCTCAGGCTGCCCGTATAAAAAGATTTATTACAACTGGAAATCCGGTAAATCTGAAAAATGTATCTTCTGCTATCCACGTATTGAAGCTGGCTTGCCAACCGTTTGTTCAGAAACCTGCGTCGGTCGTATCCGCTACTTAGGCGTCCTATTATATGACGCTGACAAAATCGCCGAAGCTGCCAGTACACCAAACGAAAAAGACATTTATCCTGCGCAATTGGATTTATTCTTAGATCCTAATGACCCTGCTGTTATCGCTCAAGCGTTAAAAGACGGTGTGCCGCAGTCAGTGATTGATTCTGCGCAGCGCTCACCAGTATATAAGCTGGCAGTAGATTGGAAGCTTGCGCTACCACTACACCCTGAATACCGTACGCTACCGATGGTTTGGTATGTACCACCATTATCACCGATTCAAAATGCTGCTGAAGCGGGCAAAGTCGGTATGGATGGTCTGATTCCAGATGTCGACAGCTTACGTATCCCGTTACGTTATTTGGCCAATCTGTTGACCGCAGGTGATGAAGAGCCTGTTCGTCTTGCATTGAAGCGTCTACTTGCTATGCGTAGCTACAAACGCATGCAACTGGTCGAAAAGCAAGAAGTTCAAAGCATCTTAGACGATGTTGGTCTGACCAAACTCCAGGTTGAAGAGATGTATCGCTATTTGGCTATCGCCAACTACGAAGATCGTTTTGTGATTCCAACCGCGCATCGCGAAGAAGCGTTAAGCGATGCGTTTGCTGAACGTAATGGCTGTGGCTTTACCTTTGGTGAAGGCTGTTCAGGTACGTCTGATAACAGTATGTTCGGACAACGCAAAACCAATCGTCGTGATTTCATCGATACTGTACAGAAATGGGAGTCATAA
- a CDS encoding nitrate reductase subunit alpha, protein MSHLLDQFRFFKRKKGEFSDGHGETRDESRDWENVYRSRWQYDKVVRSTHGVNCTGSCSWKIYVKNGLVTWETQQTDYPETRPDLPNHEPRGCPRGASYSWYMYSANRVKYPKVRKPLLKLWREAKAQYPDPVDAWGSIVQDPIKAEQYKSKRGLGGFIRSTWAEVNEIIAASNVYTAKTFGPDRIIGFSPIPAMSMVSYAAGSRYLSLIGGVCLSFYDWYCDLPPASPMVWGEQTDVPESADWYNSDYIIAWGSNVPQTRTPDAHFFTEVRYKGTKTVSITPDYAEVSKLTDLWLNPKQGTDAAVAQAFCHVIIKEFYLKQPSDYFLGYAKRYTDLPVLVMLEGEEGARHAGRYLRASDLIDNLGQENNPEWKTIGLNSDGELVSPLGSIGYRWGEKGKWNLEQKNGTTGEDIDLTLTLKDSNETCLVGFDYFGHVEHPHFASVPGEAIQQKTVPCKTITLADGTTAIVATVFDLTVANLGVDNGVGGEHVTDDYDDATVPGTPAWQEVITGLSRERVIQVAREFAENAHKTHGKSMIIIGAGMNHWYHLDMNYRGVINMLMLCGCIGKSGGGWAHYVGQEKLRPQTGWLPLAFALDWMRPPRQMAGTSFFYAHSSQWRHETISAHEILSPLVDKKFFPEHMLDYNIQAERAGWLPSAPQFNCNPLTIAAKAKASGKDVEEYVVDSLEDGNLRFACESPDNPDNFPRNMFIWRSNLLGSSGKGHEYMLKYFLGTKNGLLNEENAAGHLQPKEVDWVEKGPTGKLDLVVTLDFRMSSTCMYSDIVLPTATWYEKDDMNTSDMHPFIHPLTAATDPAWESKTDWEIYKGIAKTFSEVSKGHLGVETDVVTLPMQHDSPGELAQPFGGTDWKTAGEKPVPGKNCPMIMVVERDYPNTYKKFTSMGPALEKLGNGSKGLNWDMKTEVKQLGDLNHRVTEPGISEGRPSLDTAVNASEMILMLAPETNGHVAVKGWEALSEFTGREHAHLAKSSEHEKIRFKDIVAQPRKIISSPTWSGIESDEVSYNAGYTNVHELIPWRTLTGRQQFYQDHPWMQAFGEQMQQYRPPIDTKTTAMVKDAKPNGNKEIVLNFLTPHQKWGIHSTYSENLLMLTLSRGGPCVWMSEVDAAKAGIVDNDWIELFNANGALTARAIVSQRVKEGMTMMYHAQEKLVNIPGSEQTGTRGGIHNSMTRTILKPTHMIGSYAQQSYGFNYYGTVGCNRDEFVVIRKMSKIDWLEDKPDNELPRPLPTTIED, encoded by the coding sequence ATGAGCCATTTACTCGACCAATTCCGTTTTTTTAAACGTAAAAAGGGCGAATTCTCCGATGGGCATGGCGAGACGCGCGATGAGTCTCGTGATTGGGAAAACGTGTATCGTAGCCGTTGGCAGTATGACAAAGTGGTGCGTTCAACGCATGGCGTCAACTGTACCGGTTCTTGTTCGTGGAAAATCTACGTAAAAAATGGCTTAGTCACGTGGGAAACTCAGCAAACCGACTATCCAGAAACCCGTCCAGACCTACCAAACCACGAACCGCGTGGCTGTCCTCGTGGCGCAAGCTACAGCTGGTATATGTATTCTGCCAACCGTGTGAAATATCCTAAAGTTCGTAAGCCGCTCCTCAAATTATGGCGCGAAGCAAAAGCTCAATATCCTGATCCAGTAGACGCGTGGGGCAGTATCGTCCAAGACCCTATCAAAGCTGAACAATATAAATCTAAGCGCGGCTTAGGTGGTTTCATCCGCTCAACGTGGGCTGAGGTCAACGAAATCATCGCTGCCAGTAACGTTTATACCGCCAAAACTTTTGGTCCTGACCGTATCATCGGCTTCTCTCCGATTCCTGCAATGTCGATGGTCAGTTACGCCGCTGGGAGTCGTTATTTATCGCTAATTGGTGGTGTTTGTTTATCATTTTACGACTGGTATTGTGACTTACCGCCAGCCTCGCCGATGGTCTGGGGCGAGCAGACTGACGTGCCAGAATCAGCCGATTGGTACAATTCTGACTATATTATCGCTTGGGGCTCAAACGTCCCACAAACCCGTACACCCGATGCGCATTTCTTCACTGAAGTTCGTTATAAAGGCACCAAGACGGTCTCAATCACCCCTGATTATGCGGAAGTCTCTAAATTAACGGATTTATGGCTGAACCCTAAACAAGGTACCGATGCTGCCGTTGCGCAAGCATTCTGCCATGTCATTATCAAAGAGTTTTATCTCAAGCAGCCAAGTGATTATTTCCTAGGCTATGCCAAGCGCTATACCGACTTACCCGTCCTAGTCATGCTAGAAGGTGAAGAAGGCGCACGCCATGCTGGTCGCTATCTACGCGCTTCTGACTTAATTGATAACTTAGGGCAAGAAAACAACCCAGAATGGAAAACCATTGGACTGAACAGTGATGGGGAACTGGTTTCTCCGCTCGGTTCTATCGGCTATCGTTGGGGTGAAAAAGGTAAGTGGAATCTTGAGCAGAAAAATGGTACCACAGGCGAAGATATTGATCTAACACTGACGTTGAAAGACAGCAATGAAACCTGCCTAGTAGGCTTCGATTACTTTGGTCATGTTGAACACCCACATTTTGCGTCAGTACCAGGCGAAGCCATACAACAAAAAACCGTTCCTTGTAAAACAATCACCCTTGCCGATGGTACAACCGCTATCGTCGCCACTGTATTTGATTTAACGGTTGCCAACCTTGGTGTAGATAATGGTGTTGGTGGCGAGCATGTTACTGATGACTATGACGATGCGACTGTACCAGGAACTCCTGCTTGGCAAGAAGTTATCACTGGTTTGAGCCGTGAGCGTGTCATTCAAGTTGCCCGTGAGTTCGCAGAAAACGCGCATAAGACACATGGTAAATCGATGATTATCATCGGCGCTGGTATGAATCACTGGTATCACCTCGATATGAACTATCGCGGCGTCATCAATATGCTCATGCTTTGTGGCTGTATCGGTAAATCTGGTGGCGGTTGGGCGCATTATGTTGGTCAAGAAAAACTGCGTCCACAAACAGGCTGGTTACCTCTTGCCTTTGCGCTCGACTGGATGCGTCCACCACGCCAAATGGCTGGTACCAGCTTTTTCTATGCGCACAGCTCACAGTGGCGTCATGAAACTATTTCTGCCCATGAAATACTCTCGCCACTTGTCGATAAGAAATTTTTCCCAGAACACATGCTGGACTACAACATTCAAGCAGAGCGCGCAGGCTGGCTTCCTTCTGCCCCGCAATTTAACTGCAACCCACTGACTATCGCCGCTAAAGCCAAAGCAAGTGGTAAAGACGTGGAAGAGTATGTTGTCGATTCTCTTGAAGATGGCAACCTACGCTTTGCTTGTGAATCGCCAGACAACCCAGACAACTTCCCGCGCAACATGTTTATCTGGCGCTCAAACCTCTTGGGCTCATCGGGTAAAGGTCATGAATATATGCTCAAGTACTTCTTGGGTACCAAAAATGGCTTACTCAATGAAGAAAATGCCGCAGGTCACCTGCAACCAAAAGAAGTCGATTGGGTAGAAAAAGGCCCTACTGGTAAATTAGATTTGGTTGTCACGTTAGACTTCCGTATGTCATCGACCTGCATGTATTCAGATATCGTCCTACCAACGGCGACATGGTATGAAAAAGATGACATGAATACCTCAGACATGCATCCCTTTATCCATCCACTCACTGCGGCGACCGACCCTGCTTGGGAATCTAAAACGGATTGGGAAATTTATAAAGGCATTGCCAAGACCTTCTCTGAAGTGTCAAAAGGACATTTGGGCGTTGAAACTGATGTCGTGACCTTACCAATGCAACATGATAGCCCGGGCGAATTGGCGCAGCCATTCGGTGGCACTGACTGGAAAACAGCAGGCGAAAAACCAGTACCCGGCAAAAACTGCCCTATGATTATGGTGGTTGAGCGTGATTACCCAAATACTTACAAGAAATTTACTTCTATGGGTCCTGCCTTAGAAAAATTAGGCAACGGCTCAAAAGGTTTAAATTGGGATATGAAAACCGAAGTCAAACAGCTCGGTGATTTAAATCATAGAGTTACTGAGCCTGGTATCTCTGAAGGTCGACCAAGCCTTGACACTGCGGTTAATGCGTCTGAGATGATTTTGATGCTGGCTCCTGAAACCAATGGTCATGTCGCCGTAAAAGGTTGGGAAGCATTGTCTGAGTTTACCGGACGCGAGCATGCCCATCTTGCCAAATCTAGCGAACATGAAAAAATTCGTTTTAAAGATATCGTCGCACAACCCCGTAAAATCATCTCAAGCCCAACGTGGTCAGGTATTGAGTCAGATGAAGTGAGTTATAACGCCGGTTATACCAACGTCCATGAGCTGATTCCTTGGCGTACCCTGACTGGTCGTCAACAGTTCTATCAAGATCATCCTTGGATGCAAGCGTTTGGCGAGCAAATGCAGCAGTATCGTCCACCTATCGATACCAAAACCACGGCGATGGTAAAAGATGCCAAGCCAAACGGTAATAAAGAGATTGTACTGAACTTTTTAACACCACACCAAAAATGGGGCATCCATAGTACTTACTCTGAAAACTTATTGATGCTGACCTTAAGCCGCGGTGGACCTTGTGTTTGGATGTCAGAAGTTGATGCTGCCAAAGCAGGTATCGTCGATAACGACTGGATTGAGCTGTTTAATGCCAACGGCGCGCTTACCGCTCGTGCCATTGTCAGCCAACGGGTCAAAGAAGGCATGACCATGATGTATCACGCTCAAGAAAAACTGGTCAATATTCCAGGTTCTGAGCAGACCGGTACGCGTGGCGGTATTCATAACTCAATGACCCGTACTATCTTGAAGCCGACGCATATGATTGGTAGCTATGCTCAGCAATCTTATGGCTTTAACTACTATGGCACCGTGGGTTGTAACCGTGATGAGTTTGTTGTGATTCGTAAGATGTCAAAAATCGATTGGCTAGAAGATAAGCCAGATAACGAATTACCTCGTCCATTACCAACCACCATCGAGGATTAA
- a CDS encoding NarK family nitrate/nitrite MFS transporter, with the protein MGSHYNFKGGKLITDWRPEVEEFWEGGGKKVARRNLWISIPSLLLAFAVWMVWSAVIVRLPEIGFDFDAGQLFWLAALPGLSGATLRIFYSFMVPIFGGRRWTAISTASLLIPALWMGFAVQNPDTPFMIFAIIALLCGFGGGNFASSMSNISFFYPKAEQGTALGLNAGLGNLGVSVMQFVVPMIILVAAFGSLGGDPQVSASGKLFYLQNAGFIWVPFILLFSALAWFGMNDIATAKASFKDQSIIFKRKHNWIMCILYMATFGSFIGFSAAFPMLIKNSFPAIDALKFAFLGPLVGALFRPLGGWISDKTSGAKVTFWNYVIMVLAVLAVMYFLPSETNEGSFVGYFISFMVLFITTGIGNGSTFTMIPVIFRTFHDRREPEKAGTEELFIEIRKESAAVVGFTSAIAAYGAFFIPKMFGSGLGVDGTFIALIIFYVLCIILTWWYYSRSNAEIPC; encoded by the coding sequence ATGGGCAGTCATTACAACTTCAAAGGTGGTAAGCTCATTACTGACTGGCGTCCTGAAGTAGAAGAATTTTGGGAAGGCGGTGGTAAAAAAGTCGCTCGTCGAAATTTATGGATATCCATTCCATCATTGCTATTAGCGTTTGCGGTATGGATGGTATGGAGCGCGGTCATCGTGCGCTTACCAGAAATTGGTTTTGATTTTGATGCAGGACAGTTATTTTGGCTCGCCGCGCTACCCGGTCTATCTGGTGCGACGCTGCGGATTTTTTATTCTTTTATGGTGCCTATTTTCGGTGGACGACGTTGGACAGCGATATCGACAGCCTCTTTATTAATTCCAGCACTGTGGATGGGCTTTGCCGTTCAAAATCCTGATACGCCATTTATGATATTTGCCATTATTGCGCTACTTTGCGGCTTCGGTGGTGGTAACTTTGCGTCATCCATGTCTAACATCTCTTTTTTCTATCCAAAAGCTGAGCAAGGCACTGCGCTTGGGCTAAACGCGGGTCTTGGTAATCTTGGTGTCTCGGTGATGCAGTTTGTCGTACCGATGATTATACTGGTTGCCGCATTTGGTAGCTTGGGCGGCGATCCACAAGTTTCTGCAAGCGGCAAATTGTTTTATCTGCAAAACGCTGGCTTTATTTGGGTGCCCTTTATCCTGCTATTTTCAGCATTAGCTTGGTTTGGCATGAATGACATTGCTACCGCAAAAGCCTCTTTTAAAGACCAATCCATTATCTTTAAACGTAAACACAACTGGATCATGTGTATTCTTTATATGGCGACGTTTGGGTCATTCATTGGCTTTTCAGCAGCGTTCCCGATGTTGATTAAAAACTCATTCCCAGCCATTGATGCACTCAAATTTGCTTTTCTAGGTCCTCTAGTCGGCGCATTATTTCGCCCATTAGGTGGCTGGATATCTGATAAAACCAGTGGCGCAAAAGTGACATTTTGGAACTATGTGATCATGGTTTTGGCAGTGTTGGCGGTGATGTACTTCTTACCTAGTGAAACCAATGAGGGCAGTTTCGTCGGCTACTTTATCTCCTTCATGGTGTTATTTATTACGACAGGTATCGGTAATGGCTCTACCTTTACGATGATTCCTGTGATTTTCAGAACGTTTCATGATCGCCGTGAACCAGAGAAAGCGGGTACAGAAGAGTTATTCATCGAGATACGTAAAGAGTCAGCGGCCGTGGTTGGTTTCACCTCAGCAATAGCCGCCTATGGCGCTTTCTTTATCCCTAAAATGTTTGGTTCTGGACTGGGTGTTGATGGTACTTTTATTGCCTTAATCATTTTTTATGTTCTCTGTATTATATTAACGTGGTGGTATTACAGTCGTTCTAACGCTGAAATACCTTGCTAA